The following coding sequences are from one Parabacteroides pacaensis window:
- a CDS encoding SLC13 family permease codes for MTLHAILVVIGLLVMVVVLATDKMRPGMMFFSLVAFFMLGGVITPNEAVAGFSNKGMITVAVLFLVSEGIRQSGALRNMVKGLLPMRRATVPEALARMLPSIAIISAFLNNTAVVVIFAPMIKKWSEMINLPFTKFLIPLSYATIVGGVCTLIGTSTNLVVHGMMLDEGLEGFSMFELGKVGIFIAIVGIIYLIGVSNWLLPGNRKNTKEIFKEYYYDVVIIPDSPFIGAFIVNGTLEGLPQMEVRYVKRNGTFIKVGSTYPFKLEENDQLILAGKSGSVPFLLNVEGLEMCCLQHADPSFVKTAIKQVEAVLGSRFPGLNKTLGEFDFYRHYGAVVMSVCRNGERITVDLDNLVLQEGDNLVLLTDGSFIPTWGQSTVFLLLSDVGDFNAPERRKSKRWFAVALLILMIAGATFGEHIPAPKGMRFDMFFFASITAVLMAWTKLFPSKQYTKYISWDILITIACAFAVSRAMLNSGVADTVAKGIIEISIQYGPVAILAAIYIITNLFTELLTNNAAAALTFPIAIAVSNRLGVDPQPFCVAICMAASASFSTPIGYQTNLIVQSIGGYKFTDFARIGLPLNIITFILSIILIPLFWDF; via the coding sequence ATGACATTGCATGCTATTTTGGTAGTTATAGGGTTGTTAGTTATGGTAGTTGTTCTAGCTACAGACAAGATGCGCCCCGGAATGATGTTCTTTTCTTTAGTTGCATTTTTTATGCTGGGAGGTGTGATCACTCCCAATGAAGCAGTTGCAGGTTTTAGTAATAAGGGAATGATTACAGTAGCCGTATTATTTTTAGTTAGTGAGGGTATCCGGCAATCGGGTGCTTTACGAAATATGGTAAAAGGCCTTCTTCCTATGCGACGAGCAACTGTTCCTGAAGCATTAGCCCGAATGTTACCTTCTATCGCTATTATTTCCGCATTTTTAAATAACACGGCAGTAGTGGTCATTTTTGCACCTATGATAAAAAAGTGGTCGGAAATGATTAATTTACCATTTACAAAGTTTTTAATTCCTCTTTCGTATGCCACTATTGTCGGAGGAGTGTGTACTTTAATCGGAACCTCTACTAATTTGGTAGTACATGGTATGATGCTAGATGAAGGTTTAGAAGGATTCAGTATGTTTGAATTGGGAAAAGTGGGAATCTTTATTGCCATAGTAGGTATAATTTATCTAATAGGTGTGTCCAATTGGCTTTTACCGGGAAATCGTAAAAATACAAAAGAGATATTTAAGGAATATTATTATGATGTCGTTATTATTCCTGATAGCCCCTTCATAGGTGCTTTTATTGTGAATGGTACGTTAGAGGGGCTTCCACAAATGGAAGTACGTTATGTGAAACGGAATGGAACTTTTATTAAAGTGGGGAGTACTTATCCTTTTAAATTAGAAGAAAATGATCAATTAATTCTTGCAGGTAAATCCGGGAGTGTACCATTTTTGTTAAATGTAGAAGGTTTGGAAATGTGTTGTCTGCAACATGCAGATCCTTCATTTGTTAAAACTGCAATAAAACAAGTTGAAGCTGTATTGGGGTCTCGTTTTCCAGGGTTAAATAAAACATTAGGTGAATTTGATTTTTATCGCCATTATGGAGCGGTAGTTATGTCGGTTTGTAGGAATGGGGAACGAATTACTGTAGATTTGGATAACTTGGTATTGCAAGAAGGAGATAATTTAGTACTTCTTACTGACGGTAGTTTTATCCCTACTTGGGGACAATCTACTGTTTTTCTTTTGCTTTCGGATGTAGGAGATTTTAATGCACCTGAAAGGCGAAAATCTAAACGCTGGTTTGCAGTTGCTTTATTGATATTAATGATTGCGGGAGCTACTTTTGGTGAACATATACCTGCTCCTAAGGGAATGCGCTTTGATATGTTTTTCTTTGCTTCTATTACAGCCGTATTAATGGCTTGGACAAAATTATTTCCCTCTAAACAATATACGAAATACATAAGTTGGGATATTCTTATTACAATTGCTTGTGCATTTGCCGTAAGCCGTGCTATGTTAAATTCGGGTGTGGCAGATACCGTAGCTAAGGGAATAATAGAAATTTCTATTCAATATGGGCCGGTTGCAATCTTAGCGGCCATTTATATTATTACAAATTTATTTACGGAGCTGCTTACTAATAATGCAGCAGCAGCACTTACCTTTCCCATTGCTATTGCTGTTTCCAATCGGTTGGGGGTTGATCCGCAACCATTTTGTGTAGCAATTTGTATGGCAGCTTCGGCGAGTTTCAGTACCCCCATTGGCTATCAGACTAATTTAATTGTACAAAGTATAGGAGGATATAAGTTTACCGATTTTGCCCGTATAGGTTTGCCTTTGAACATTATTACCTTTATACTTTCTATAATTTTAATTCCGTTATTCTGGGATTTCTAA
- a CDS encoding DNA/RNA non-specific endonuclease, whose product MAKRKRKTKKSKQKSVKDIFSSLKRMVILACILLVCIFTLLYIYEYTSSQTKGRKLQQKESVISDNPDNVKQPINEKSSAYIPPKAEIPVLQSKEKEQIIEHEGYTLSFNPTYKIANWVAYELTDQEVKTKKSNRFDKFLLDPAVKGGTAMNEDYTHTGYDRGHLVPAGDMKWSAKAMRESFYLSNIIPQKPQLNRGIWKELEEQVREWAITDKRLLIAAGPVIRSNLKRLGKNRVAIPDTMYKVIVSPNGKNPQGIAFLFANKGYGNISLKTLAIPIDSVEKITGIDFFPALPDEIENKVESVVNIKEWQFN is encoded by the coding sequence ATGGCAAAAAGAAAAAGAAAAACAAAAAAATCAAAACAAAAATCAGTCAAAGATATATTTTCATCTTTGAAGCGCATGGTTATTCTAGCATGTATCCTGTTAGTTTGTATTTTTACCTTATTGTATATTTATGAATATACGTCTTCTCAAACTAAAGGAAGAAAGCTCCAACAGAAAGAATCGGTAATTTCTGATAACCCAGATAATGTAAAACAGCCGATTAATGAAAAGTCTTCAGCTTACATACCTCCTAAAGCTGAAATTCCGGTTTTACAATCCAAAGAAAAAGAACAAATAATAGAACACGAAGGGTATACCCTTTCATTTAATCCTACTTATAAAATTGCTAATTGGGTTGCCTATGAACTGACAGATCAGGAAGTGAAAACAAAAAAGTCAAATCGTTTTGATAAATTCCTATTAGATCCGGCTGTAAAAGGAGGAACTGCTATGAATGAAGATTATACACATACCGGATATGATAGGGGACATTTAGTGCCGGCAGGAGATATGAAATGGTCGGCAAAAGCAATGCGTGAATCGTTTTATTTAAGTAATATCATTCCTCAGAAGCCTCAATTAAATCGGGGTATATGGAAAGAACTCGAAGAACAGGTACGGGAATGGGCTATTACTGATAAACGATTATTGATAGCTGCCGGTCCCGTTATACGTAGTAATTTGAAGCGTTTAGGAAAAAATCGGGTTGCTATCCCTGATACTATGTATAAAGTAATAGTAAGCCCGAATGGCAAGAATCCCCAAGGAATCGCTTTTCTTTTTGCTAATAAAGGCTATGGTAATATATCATTAAAGACTTTGGCAATTCCTATTGACAGCGTGGAAAAGATAACAGGGATTGATTTTTTTCCTGCCCTTCCTGATGAAATAGAAAATAAAGTAGAAAGCGTGGTAAATATAAAAGAATGGCAATTTAATTAA
- the cysD gene encoding sulfate adenylyltransferase subunit CysD has protein sequence MPEYKLSHLQELEAEAIHIIREVAAEFENPVMLYSIGKDSSVMVRLAEKAFAPGKVPFPLMHIDSKWKFKEMIEFRDAYAKKFGWNLIVESNMEAFHAGVGPFTHGSKVHTDLMKTQALLHALDKYHFDAAFGGARRDEEKSRAKERIFSFRDKFHQWDPKNQRPELWDIYNARVHKGESIRVFPLSNWTELDIWQYIRLENIPIVPLYFAQERPIVNIDGNLIMVDDNRMPEEYRKKAKPMMVRFRTLGCYPLTGAVESNADTIEKIVEEMMTTTKSERTTRVIDFDQEGSMEQKKREGYF, from the coding sequence ATGCCTGAATATAAATTGAGTCATTTACAGGAACTGGAAGCAGAAGCTATTCATATTATCCGGGAGGTAGCAGCCGAGTTTGAAAATCCTGTTATGCTGTATTCTATCGGAAAAGATTCTTCAGTTATGGTACGTCTGGCAGAGAAAGCATTTGCTCCTGGTAAAGTACCTTTTCCATTAATGCATATTGATTCTAAATGGAAATTTAAGGAAATGATAGAATTTCGTGATGCCTATGCTAAGAAATTTGGATGGAATTTGATTGTCGAGTCTAATATGGAAGCATTTCATGCAGGAGTAGGTCCCTTTACGCATGGAAGCAAGGTCCATACTGATTTAATGAAAACGCAGGCTCTTTTGCATGCGCTTGATAAATATCATTTTGATGCTGCTTTTGGTGGTGCGCGGAGAGACGAAGAGAAATCGAGAGCGAAAGAACGTATTTTTTCTTTTAGGGACAAGTTCCATCAGTGGGATCCTAAAAACCAACGGCCGGAGTTATGGGATATTTATAATGCCCGGGTACATAAAGGAGAATCTATACGGGTATTTCCATTATCAAATTGGACGGAATTAGATATCTGGCAGTATATTCGTTTAGAAAACATTCCTATTGTCCCTTTATATTTTGCCCAAGAACGTCCTATTGTTAATATAGATGGGAATTTAATTATGGTAGACGATAATCGGATGCCGGAAGAATATCGTAAAAAAGCAAAACCTATGATGGTGCGTTTCCGTACTCTGGGGTGTTATCCTTTAACCGGTGCAGTAGAAAGTAATGCGGATACCATTGAAAAAATAGTAGAGGAAATGATGACAACTACTAAATCAGAACGTACTACCCGGGTGATTGATTTCGACCAAGAAGGAAGCATGGAACAAAAGAAACGTGAGGGATATTTTTAA
- the cysQ gene encoding 3'(2'),5'-bisphosphate nucleotidase CysQ, with protein MENNSLTLAMLAALKAGHKIMEIYMNPMSDFEIEQKADNSPLTIADRKAHETIVSFLKNTPYPILSEEGKSVSYEVRRKWEILWIVDPLDGTKEFIKRNGEFTVNIALVKQGRPIAGVVYVPVTNTMYVADENRAYKLTDIQIKGDKEENLFYISQQLPYTFSHTGLIVVASRSHLNPETNKFIEKLKQNNKVKLVTSGSSLKICMVAEGAADFYPRFAPTMEWDTAAGHAIALACNCQLYQYESNEPLHYNKENLLNPWFLVKKV; from the coding sequence ATGGAAAATAATAGCTTGACTTTAGCCATGTTGGCTGCTTTAAAAGCAGGACATAAAATAATGGAGATCTATATGAATCCTATGTCTGATTTTGAGATAGAACAAAAAGCTGATAATTCACCTTTAACGATTGCGGATAGAAAAGCTCATGAAACTATCGTCTCGTTCTTAAAAAATACCCCCTATCCTATTTTAAGTGAAGAAGGAAAATCTGTCTCTTATGAAGTTCGCCGTAAATGGGAAATATTATGGATTGTTGATCCTTTAGATGGAACGAAAGAATTTATAAAGCGAAATGGCGAATTTACGGTAAATATTGCTTTAGTAAAACAAGGAAGGCCCATAGCGGGAGTGGTATATGTGCCAGTAACTAATACGATGTATGTAGCAGATGAAAATAGAGCATATAAATTAACAGATATACAAATTAAAGGAGATAAGGAAGAGAATTTATTTTATATTTCACAACAGTTACCTTATACCTTTTCACATACCGGACTTATTGTGGTAGCCTCTCGTTCACATCTCAATCCTGAAACTAATAAGTTTATTGAAAAACTTAAGCAAAATAATAAAGTAAAACTTGTTACTAGTGGTAGCTCCTTAAAAATATGTATGGTTGCAGAGGGTGCTGCTGATTTTTATCCTCGTTTTGCCCCTACAATGGAATGGGATACTGCTGCCGGGCATGCTATAGCTTTAGCTTGTAATTGCCAGCTCTATCAATATGAATCAAATGAACCGTTGCACTATAATAAAGAGAACTTGTTGAATCCTTGGTTTTTAGTGAAAAAAGTATAA
- the cysC gene encoding adenylyl-sulfate kinase, which translates to MKENNIYPIFDKMLGRKEKELLLKQRSVMIWFTGLSGSGKSTIAIALERELHNRGLLCRILDGDNIRSGVNNNLGFSPADRIENIRRIAEVSRLFIDSGIITIAAFISPNHEMRDLAANIIGKDDFLEIYVNTPLIVCERRDVKGLYAKARKGEIKEFTGISSPFEAPEHPALTLDTSLLSLEECVHKLLVLILPKVTI; encoded by the coding sequence ATGAAAGAAAATAATATATACCCTATTTTCGATAAAATGCTAGGACGCAAAGAAAAAGAGCTCTTGTTAAAACAACGTAGTGTGATGATTTGGTTTACCGGTCTTTCTGGCTCCGGTAAAAGTACAATTGCTATTGCGTTAGAACGTGAATTACATAATAGAGGGTTGCTTTGCCGAATTTTGGATGGTGATAATATTCGTTCGGGCGTTAATAATAATTTAGGCTTTTCACCTGCTGATCGAATTGAAAATATCCGTCGAATTGCTGAAGTATCTCGCTTATTTATTGATAGTGGTATTATAACTATAGCAGCATTCATTAGCCCTAATCATGAAATGCGAGATCTAGCGGCAAATATTATAGGAAAAGATGATTTTCTTGAAATTTACGTAAATACGCCTTTAATTGTTTGTGAACGTCGAGATGTAAAAGGATTATATGCAAAAGCGCGTAAAGGTGAAATAAAAGAATTTACTGGAATTTCTTCTCCTTTTGAAGCACCGGAGCATCCGGCGCTTACACTAGATACTTCTTTATTATCTTTGGAAGAGTGTGTTCATAAACTTTTGGTACTTATTTTACCTAAAGTAACAATATAA
- the glyA gene encoding serine hydroxymethyltransferase has product MKKDNIIFDIIAKEYQRQLKGIELIASENFVSQQVMEAMGSCLTNKYAEGYPGKRYYGGCEIVDQSEQIAIDRLKQIFNAEWVNVQPHSGAQANAAVFFAVLNPGDTFLGLNLSHGGHLSHGSPVNSSGVLYKATEYNVKEDTGRVDYDQMEEVALREKPKLIVGGASAYSREWDYKRMREIADKVGALLMIDMAHPAGLIAAGLLNNPLEYAHIVTSTTHKTLRGPRGGVILLGKDFENPWGKKTPKGEIKKMSQLLDSAVFPGIQGGPLEHVIAAKAVAFGEALEPEYKIYQTQVKKNAAVMAQAFIDKGYKIISNGTDNHSMLIDLRTKFPELTGKVAEKALVAADITVNKNMVPFDSRSPFQTSGIRIGTPAITTRGAKEELMGEIVEMMDTVLSNPECEKTITSVREKVNATMKDYPLFAW; this is encoded by the coding sequence ATGAAAAAAGACAATATCATTTTTGACATTATCGCAAAAGAGTATCAGCGACAGTTAAAAGGTATCGAACTAATTGCTTCTGAAAATTTTGTAAGCCAACAGGTAATGGAAGCTATGGGAAGTTGCCTTACTAATAAATACGCAGAAGGCTACCCCGGAAAGCGTTATTATGGAGGCTGTGAAATAGTCGATCAAAGTGAACAAATTGCTATTGACCGTCTAAAACAAATTTTTAATGCTGAATGGGTTAACGTACAGCCCCACTCAGGTGCTCAGGCTAATGCAGCCGTATTTTTTGCTGTACTTAACCCCGGAGATACGTTCCTTGGATTAAATTTATCGCATGGAGGTCACCTTTCTCATGGTTCTCCTGTTAATAGTTCGGGAGTTCTGTATAAAGCTACAGAATATAATGTAAAGGAAGATACCGGACGTGTAGATTACGACCAAATGGAAGAAGTAGCTTTACGGGAAAAACCAAAGTTAATAGTTGGAGGTGCTTCCGCTTACTCTCGTGAATGGGATTACAAACGAATGCGTGAAATAGCAGACAAAGTAGGTGCACTGTTAATGATCGATATGGCTCATCCTGCAGGACTAATTGCAGCAGGGTTACTTAATAATCCTTTAGAGTATGCTCATATTGTTACATCTACTACACATAAGACATTACGTGGCCCGCGAGGAGGTGTCATTTTATTAGGAAAAGATTTCGAAAATCCTTGGGGAAAGAAAACGCCAAAAGGTGAAATTAAAAAAATGTCTCAACTGTTAGATTCAGCAGTATTCCCTGGCATCCAAGGCGGGCCGCTCGAACATGTTATTGCAGCCAAAGCCGTGGCTTTCGGTGAAGCATTGGAACCGGAATATAAAATATACCAAACACAAGTCAAAAAAAATGCGGCCGTAATGGCGCAGGCATTTATAGATAAAGGTTACAAAATTATCTCTAACGGTACGGATAATCACAGTATGCTAATTGACTTACGTACTAAATTCCCTGAATTAACGGGTAAAGTAGCCGAAAAAGCACTTGTTGCTGCAGATATTACGGTTAATAAAAATATGGTTCCATTCGACAGCCGTTCTCCTTTCCAGACTTCAGGTATACGAATAGGTACTCCAGCTATCACTACACGTGGAGCTAAAGAAGAACTAATGGGTGAAATTGTTGAAATGATGGATACAGTATTATCTAACCCGGAATGTGAAAAAACAATTACATCCGTACGAGAAAAAGTAAATGCAACAATGAAAGATTACCCGTTATTTGCGTGGTAA
- the cysN gene encoding sulfate adenylyltransferase subunit CysN — translation MGNLNIKEFLDKDEKKDLLRLLTAGSVDDGKSTLIGRLLFDSKKIYEDQLDALERDSKRMGNAGDHIDYALLLDGLKAEREQGITIDVAYRYFSTNNRKFIIADTPGHEQYTRNMITGGSTANLAIILVDARSGVITQTRRHTYLVSLLGIKHVVLAVNKMDLVGFSEDRFNEIVFDYMQFIEPLDIPDINCIPLSALDGDNVVEKSNRTLWYKGQSLLDFLETVPIGSDHNFEDFRYPVQYVLRPNLDFRGFCGKVASGIIHPGDEIMALPSGKRSRIKEICTYEGKLDYAFPPQSVTITLEDEIDVSRGEMLVKPDNLPILDRNFEAMLVWMDEEEMDMDKQFFIKHTTNTTRVRIDGIRYKIDVNTMEKSSVDKLVLNEIGRVVFTTGKPLFFDPYKKNKSCGSFILIDPITNNTSAVGMIIDRIDIQDMTDRRGKTYWVATEDEALQLQDKLPGTVSVLNLSSMGIPVESYPLIEKICKELVNQRQSVICISDAK, via the coding sequence ATGGGAAACTTAAATATAAAAGAATTTCTGGATAAAGACGAAAAGAAAGATTTGCTGCGCCTATTAACTGCCGGCTCCGTAGATGACGGTAAATCTACCTTAATAGGACGTTTACTATTCGACAGTAAAAAAATTTATGAAGATCAACTCGATGCTTTGGAACGAGATAGCAAACGCATGGGGAATGCAGGTGACCATATAGATTATGCTCTTTTGTTGGATGGTTTAAAAGCTGAGCGTGAACAAGGAATTACCATTGATGTTGCTTATCGTTATTTTTCTACCAATAATCGTAAGTTTATTATAGCTGATACTCCGGGGCATGAACAATATACTCGTAATATGATTACAGGAGGATCGACTGCTAACTTGGCGATTATTTTAGTAGATGCTCGTTCAGGAGTAATCACTCAGACTCGCAGGCACACTTATCTGGTTTCTTTGTTAGGTATTAAGCATGTTGTTTTGGCAGTTAATAAAATGGATTTAGTCGGTTTTAGTGAAGATCGTTTTAATGAGATTGTTTTCGATTATATGCAATTTATAGAGCCGTTAGATATTCCGGATATTAATTGTATTCCTTTGTCCGCACTGGATGGAGATAATGTGGTAGAAAAATCAAATCGTACTCTCTGGTATAAAGGTCAGTCTTTACTTGATTTCTTAGAAACTGTACCCATTGGCAGTGATCATAATTTTGAGGATTTTCGTTATCCGGTACAGTATGTCTTGCGTCCGAATCTTGATTTTCGCGGCTTTTGTGGGAAAGTAGCTTCTGGTATTATTCATCCAGGAGACGAAATAATGGCATTACCTTCGGGAAAAAGGTCACGTATTAAGGAAATTTGTACCTATGAAGGGAAATTAGATTATGCTTTTCCCCCCCAATCGGTTACTATTACATTGGAAGACGAAATAGACGTGTCACGTGGCGAAATGCTGGTGAAACCTGATAACCTTCCTATTTTAGATCGGAATTTTGAAGCTATGCTCGTATGGATGGACGAAGAAGAAATGGATATGGATAAACAATTTTTTATTAAACATACTACTAATACTACTCGTGTTCGTATTGATGGCATCCGTTATAAAATAGATGTAAACACGATGGAAAAATCTAGTGTAGATAAGTTGGTATTAAACGAAATAGGGCGTGTCGTATTTACTACCGGTAAACCTCTATTTTTCGATCCATATAAAAAGAACAAAAGTTGCGGTTCTTTTATTCTTATTGATCCTATAACGAATAATACCAGTGCGGTAGGAATGATTATTGACCGGATAGATATACAGGATATGACGGATCGACGTGGAAAAACTTATTGGGTGGCTACAGAGGACGAGGCTCTTCAATTACAAGACAAACTTCCAGGAACCGTTTCAGTGTTGAATTTATCGTCTATGGGCATTCCTGTCGAATCTTATCCATTGATAGAAAAGATTTGTAAAGAATTGGTGAATCAACGTCAATCGGTTATCTGTATAAGCGATGCGAAATAA
- a CDS encoding sensor histidine kinase, whose product MNDVYNTIRLHVPESIELVLDSCKFVIIQTDKNRLMQILINLLTNAIKHTTHGYIRFGYEIEERNVKFYVSDTGKGIPMEAQEKIFDRFVQLNDATQGIGLGLPICKGLLLKLGGNISVTSEINKGSTFTFTLPLIHRGIKKWD is encoded by the coding sequence ATGAATGATGTATATAACACAATTCGTCTTCACGTTCCTGAATCCATAGAATTGGTTTTAGATTCATGTAAATTCGTCATTATACAGACAGATAAAAATCGTCTTATGCAGATATTGATCAACCTTTTAACGAATGCCATTAAACATACAACCCATGGGTATATTCGGTTTGGATATGAAATAGAGGAACGTAATGTTAAATTTTATGTATCTGATACAGGCAAAGGAATTCCGATGGAAGCACAAGAAAAAATCTTCGATCGCTTTGTACAACTGAATGATGCAACCCAGGGAATAGGACTAGGCTTGCCTATTTGCAAAGGTTTATTGTTAAAATTAGGAGGAAATATTTCCGTAACTTCTGAAATAAATAAAGGTTCTACCTTTACATTTACATTGCCTTTGATACACAGGGGAATAAAAAAATGGGATTAA
- a CDS encoding PCMD domain-containing protein, protein MRICGKVIWYVLFISCCLFTQAQEKIEPVLYGDMDQWVVRKIKESGLIGGQTKLLYEIGPTDTIIGNAPYKNRGGSPWATSNVMAKVGVTKTNTSVFSEKRDTGYCARMETRIETCVVLGLVNIKVLAAGSMFLGTVHEPIRSTTNPQSKLGSGIPFTKKPSAIRFDYKVKLSGKDDRIRSTGFSKESVVAGKDLPEVNLFLQKRWEDSQGNVYAKRIGTMVIRYTQDTNWVNGATYRILYGDITSHPDFKPFMDLIAEEEDFRYTLNSKGESVPIKEISWGTKDEEVTHVIMQFTSSHGGAYIGSPGNTLWIDNVKFVYD, encoded by the coding sequence ATGAGAATATGTGGAAAAGTAATCTGGTATGTATTATTTATTTCCTGCTGTTTATTTACTCAGGCGCAGGAAAAAATAGAACCAGTGCTTTATGGCGATATGGATCAATGGGTAGTACGTAAAATAAAAGAATCCGGATTAATTGGCGGGCAAACTAAACTACTTTATGAGATAGGTCCTACTGATACTATTATTGGCAATGCACCTTATAAAAATAGAGGAGGTTCTCCTTGGGCTACATCCAATGTAATGGCTAAAGTAGGAGTAACTAAGACCAATACCTCAGTATTCTCAGAAAAAAGAGATACAGGGTATTGTGCTCGGATGGAGACTCGTATTGAGACATGTGTAGTGTTAGGCTTAGTAAATATTAAAGTACTGGCAGCCGGTTCTATGTTTTTGGGAACAGTACATGAACCGATAAGGAGCACTACTAATCCTCAGAGTAAATTGGGATCGGGTATTCCATTTACTAAAAAACCTTCGGCAATACGATTTGATTATAAGGTAAAGCTTTCCGGTAAAGACGACAGAATCCGTTCTACCGGTTTTAGTAAGGAGTCTGTTGTTGCAGGAAAGGATTTACCGGAAGTAAATCTTTTTCTGCAAAAGAGATGGGAAGATTCTCAAGGAAATGTATACGCTAAACGTATAGGTACTATGGTTATCCGTTATACTCAGGATACAAACTGGGTGAATGGTGCTACTTATCGGATTTTATATGGAGACATTACTTCTCATCCTGATTTTAAACCTTTTATGGACTTAATAGCAGAGGAAGAAGATTTTCGATATACCTTAAATAGCAAGGGTGAAAGTGTTCCAATAAAAGAAATTAGTTGGGGAACAAAAGATGAGGAAGTAACGCATGTTATTATGCAATTTACCTCCAGTCATGGTGGTGCTTATATCGGTTCACCAGGGAATACGTTATGGATAGATAACGTCAAATTTGTATACGATTAA
- a CDS encoding sulfotransferase family protein: protein MGLLEFNKLPINTLVGADWQTFHAITDGKVIDKDFRNKFQLTKAVCRLLSLLQPLENRKYRKLLEDQSLEIDPVFILGHWRSGTTFVHNVFSCDKHFGYNTTYQTVFPNLMLFGQPFFKRNMAWLMPDKRPTDNMELKVDLPQEEEFALANMMPYTYYNFWFLPKYTMEYCDKYLLFNDITEEERKVFKDTFLKLIKISLWNTHGTQFLSKNPPHTGRIKTLLEMFPNAKFIYLMRNPYTVFESTRSFFTNTIQPLRLQDITHEQIEENVIKVYTKLFHKYEEEKHLIPQGNLIEVKFEDFEANAFEMTKHIYKVLSLPGFPEARADIEKYLDKKKGYKKNKYKYDERTVRVVEENWDFALKQWGYSL from the coding sequence ATGGGGTTACTCGAATTTAATAAATTGCCTATTAATACGCTGGTTGGAGCTGACTGGCAAACATTTCATGCTATTACTGACGGTAAGGTAATAGATAAAGACTTTCGGAACAAATTCCAACTTACTAAAGCGGTTTGCCGTTTATTAAGTTTACTTCAACCTTTAGAAAATAGAAAATATAGAAAGTTATTGGAAGACCAGTCTCTTGAAATAGATCCTGTTTTTATTTTAGGGCATTGGCGCAGTGGTACAACGTTTGTACATAATGTTTTTTCATGTGATAAACATTTTGGTTATAACACTACTTACCAAACTGTTTTTCCCAACCTTATGCTTTTTGGCCAGCCGTTTTTTAAGAGAAATATGGCTTGGTTGATGCCGGATAAACGTCCTACTGATAATATGGAATTGAAAGTAGACTTGCCTCAGGAAGAAGAATTTGCTCTGGCAAATATGATGCCTTACACCTATTATAACTTTTGGTTCTTGCCTAAATACACAATGGAATATTGTGATAAATATCTTTTGTTTAATGATATTACAGAAGAAGAACGTAAAGTGTTCAAGGATACTTTTCTTAAATTGATAAAGATTTCCTTATGGAACACGCATGGGACCCAGTTCTTATCCAAAAATCCACCCCATACCGGACGGATTAAAACACTGCTTGAAATGTTTCCCAATGCTAAATTCATTTATCTGATGCGTAATCCGTATACAGTATTTGAATCAACGAGAAGTTTCTTTACCAATACAATTCAACCTCTACGTTTGCAGGATATTACTCATGAACAAATAGAAGAAAATGTAATCAAAGTATATACAAAATTGTTTCATAAGTACGAAGAAGAGAAGCATCTCATTCCGCAAGGAAATTTAATAGAGGTAAAATTTGAAGATTTTGAAGCAAATGCTTTTGAAATGACAAAACATATTTATAAAGTTCTCTCTTTGCCTGGCTTTCCTGAAGCACGTGCTGATATAGAAAAGTATCTTGATAAGAAGAAAGGATACAAAAAAAATAAATACAAATACGATGAACGTACAGTACGAGTAGTAGAAGAAAACTGGGACTTTGCGCTTAAGCAGTGGGGGTATAGTTTATAA